The proteins below are encoded in one region of Vicinamibacterales bacterium:
- a CDS encoding site-specific DNA-methyltransferase, producing MPRLTEQEQQEIIRFIDADKALPDKYRFLLFADKREVELVWNGKTSEVCNIVLPFQVIEQVDEPRAETPKETALEPSLFDLDARGRQLKGWTNKLIWGDNKLILSSLKNGPLREEIEKQGGLTLIYIDPPFDVGADFSMDIEIGGDTFTKKPNILEEIAYRDTWGKGADSFIAMIYERLILMRDLLAEDASIYVHCDWRMNSMLRLAMNEVFGSGQFRNEITWQRTGAHNDAGRFGVVHDTLLMYSLTAKNIFNPVFVPHSEEHLDTRFNQVDEATGKRFFAGPITAPGGGPERLFRGTPVKPPAGRHWSYSQENIDDLEKRNLIYFSNTGTPYLKQFMDDYVEQGRRVQSVWTDMLPSKTGAELVGYPTQKPEALLERVITASSNKGDMVADFFCGSGTTAVVAEKLGRKWIAADLGKFAIHATRKRMIGVQRQLKADGEDYRAFEILNLGKYERQHYIGINPNLREVQQQEQLAAKEAAFLDLILRAYRAEKTEGFACFHGKKAGRLVAVGPVNMPVTRLFVEEVILECRKKHITRVDILGFEFEMGLFPNVLDEARAKGIDIAPKYIPAEVFDKRAVEKNQVVFHDVAYIEVKPHVQNGKKGEPSAVAVELTDFSVFYSQDSIANAEAEIKNKGSRIVVEKGQIVKVSKDKSGIVTRELLTKHWTDWIDYWAVDFNFESKREIVRVKNEESGEWEERWTGDYIFENEWQSFRTRKDRTLELKSVFHECLPGRRKVAVKVVDIFGNDTMTIVEVSVGTTGVKA from the coding sequence ATGCCGCGACTGACCGAACAGGAACAACAAGAGATCATCCGGTTCATCGACGCCGACAAGGCCCTGCCGGACAAGTACCGCTTTCTGCTGTTTGCGGACAAGCGGGAGGTGGAACTGGTCTGGAACGGCAAGACCAGCGAGGTCTGCAACATCGTACTGCCCTTCCAGGTCATCGAGCAGGTGGACGAGCCGCGAGCCGAAACACCCAAAGAGACGGCGCTCGAACCCAGCCTCTTCGATCTCGACGCGAGGGGTCGCCAGCTTAAGGGGTGGACGAACAAGCTGATTTGGGGCGACAACAAGCTGATTCTCTCGTCGCTCAAGAACGGCCCTCTCCGCGAGGAGATCGAGAAGCAGGGTGGCCTGACACTGATTTACATCGACCCCCCGTTCGACGTAGGCGCGGACTTTTCGATGGACATCGAGATCGGCGGCGACACCTTCACCAAGAAGCCCAATATCCTCGAAGAGATCGCCTACCGCGACACGTGGGGCAAAGGTGCTGACTCCTTCATCGCCATGATCTACGAGCGGCTGATCCTCATGCGCGATCTCCTCGCTGAGGACGCCAGCATCTATGTGCATTGTGACTGGCGGATGAACAGCATGCTTCGTTTGGCCATGAATGAAGTGTTTGGCTCAGGCCAGTTCCGCAATGAGATTACCTGGCAGCGAACAGGGGCGCACAATGATGCCGGTAGATTCGGTGTCGTGCATGACACATTGCTGATGTACTCGCTAACTGCGAAGAACATATTCAATCCAGTGTTCGTTCCGCACTCGGAAGAACATCTCGATACACGATTCAATCAAGTAGATGAAGCCACCGGCAAGCGGTTTTTCGCTGGACCAATAACAGCACCGGGAGGAGGACCAGAGAGACTCTTTAGAGGCACACCTGTGAAGCCGCCTGCCGGAAGACATTGGAGTTATTCGCAGGAGAACATCGACGATCTGGAGAAGCGGAACCTGATCTATTTCTCAAACACAGGAACGCCCTACCTAAAACAGTTCATGGACGACTACGTAGAGCAAGGGCGAAGAGTTCAATCAGTCTGGACGGACATGTTGCCTAGCAAGACCGGCGCTGAACTTGTCGGTTACCCGACGCAGAAGCCCGAAGCCCTGCTCGAACGGGTCATCACGGCCTCGTCCAACAAAGGTGACATGGTGGCCGACTTCTTCTGCGGCTCAGGGACCACGGCGGTGGTGGCGGAGAAGCTGGGACGGAAGTGGATCGCCGCTGACTTGGGCAAGTTCGCCATCCACGCTACGCGCAAGCGGATGATCGGCGTGCAACGCCAGTTGAAGGCTGACGGCGAGGACTACCGGGCCTTTGAAATCCTGAACCTCGGAAAGTACGAGCGGCAGCACTACATCGGGATCAACCCCAACCTGCGCGAGGTTCAGCAGCAAGAACAACTGGCAGCTAAGGAGGCAGCGTTCCTCGATCTGATCTTGCGGGCCTACCGGGCGGAGAAGACGGAGGGCTTCGCCTGCTTCCACGGGAAGAAAGCAGGGCGGCTGGTCGCAGTGGGGCCGGTGAATATGCCGGTGACGCGGCTCTTCGTCGAGGAGGTCATCCTCGAATGCCGGAAGAAACACATCACCAGAGTGGACATCCTGGGCTTCGAGTTCGAGATGGGGCTGTTCCCTAACGTGCTGGACGAGGCGCGGGCCAAGGGCATCGACATCGCGCCCAAGTACATCCCCGCCGAGGTGTTCGACAAGCGGGCGGTCGAGAAGAATCAGGTCGTGTTCCACGATGTTGCCTATATCGAGGTCAAGCCGCATGTGCAGAACGGGAAGAAGGGCGAGCCATCTGCCGTTGCCGTTGAACTGACCGACTTTTCCGTCTTCTACTCGCAGGACTCCATCGCCAACGCCGAGGCCGAGATCAAGAACAAGGGCAGCCGGATCGTAGTGGAGAAGGGCCAGATCGTGAAGGTGAGCAAGGACAAGAGCGGGATCGTCACCCGCGAACTGCTTACCAAACACTGGACGGATTGGATCGACTACTGGGCCGTGGACTTCAACTTCGAGAGCAAGCGTGAGATCGTCCGGGTGAAGAACGAAGAGAGCGGCGAATGGGAAGAACGCTGGACCGGGGACTACATCTTCGAGAACGAGTGGCAGTCGTTCCGCACGCGGAAGGATCGGACGCTGGAACTGAAGAGCGTCTTCCATGAGTGCCTGCCAGGACGCCGCAAGGTCGCGGTCAAGGTGGTTGACATCTTCGGCAACGACACCATGACCATCGTCGAGGTGAGCGTCGGGACAACTGGAGTGAAGGCGTAA